From Onychomys torridus unplaced genomic scaffold, mOncTor1.1, whole genome shotgun sequence, a single genomic window includes:
- the Ano8 gene encoding anoctamin-8 isoform X1: MAEAASGAGGTALEGERGKRPPPEGEPAAPASGVLDKLFGKRLLQAGRYLVSHKAWMKTVPTEDCDVLMTFPDTTDDHTLLWLLNHIRVGIPELIVQVRHHRHTRAYAFFVTATYESLLRGADELGLRKAVKAEFGGGTRSFSCEEDFIYENVESELRFFTSQERQSIIRFWLQNLRAKQGEALHNVRFLEDQPIIPELAARGIIQQVFPVHEQRILNRLMKSWVQAVCENQPLDDICDYFGVKIAMYFAWLGFYTSAMVYPAVFGSVLYTFTEADQTSRDVSCVVFALFNVIWSTLFLEEWKRRGAELAYKWGTLDSPGEAVEEPRPQFRGIRRISPITQAEEFYYPPWKRLLFQLLVSLPLCLACLVCVFVLMLGCFQLQELVLSVKGLPRLVRFLPKVMLALLVSVSAEGYKKLAVWLNDMENYRLESAYERHLIIKVVLFQFVNSYLSLFYIGFYLKDMDRLKELLLLLSLTQSLERQLRAALRPLLALRLRLLLLSLRGFLLAARAKMLATLLITRQLLQNVREVLQPHLYRRLGSGELGLRAIGELARALLGLLNPLRPDPRRHLEAQADEGGAGSHRCLGGGCGAPEEEEETVVERRPAGEGGEVPDGTRGGKEEEDEDEEDDEDEDDEDEGEEGGLLDCGLRLKKVSFAERGAGRRRPGPGPDGLLEEGSPTMVEKGLEPGVFTLAEEDDEPEGRPGSPGPEPPTVLLRRAGGEGRDQGPDGGRDPETGSGDTAGRQKRHNRSSWIDPPEEEHSPQLTQAELESCMKKYEDTFQDYQEMFVQFGYVVLFSSAFPLAALCALVNNLIEIRSDAFKLCTGLQRPFGQRVESIGQWQKVMEAMGVLAIVVNCYLIGQCGQLQRLFPWLSPEAAIVSVVVLEHLALLVKYLIHAAIPDIPGWVAEEMAKLEYQRREAFKRHERQAQQHFQQQQRRRREEEERQRHAEQQARRERDAGGREEARAEAPGPDPAAERGAAKAKGGERPRRPGALLPPGPVLRLKQIIPLQARPPAPAGCAPPPRSPADTRLPAFLSLRFPKAPERGPSPPRPGKLFAFTARESAANGVPGGGARAHRSAGDEPAAAEPEPRPEDAGLASPPAGCWRWDAPWGCGDRAARVPGPAEAPARPAQPACWPAARH, encoded by the exons ATGGCCGAGGCGGCCTCGGGCGCCGGGGGCACGGCCCTGGAGGGGGAGCGGGGGAAGAGGCCCCCGCCCGAGGGCGAGCCTGCGGCGCCTGCGTCTGGAGTCCTGG ataaactgtttgggaagaggCTCCTGCAGGCTGGCCGCTACCTGGTGTCCCACAAGGCATGGATGAAGACGGTGCCCACCGAGGACTGTGACGTGCTCATGACCTTCCCAG ACACCACTGATGACCacacgctgctgtggctgctgaatCACATCCGAGTGGGCATCCCCGAGCTGATCGTGCAagttcgccaccaccgccacaCGCGTGCCTATGCCTTCTTCGTCACAGCCACATATGAGAG CCTGCTGCGAGGGGCCGACGAGCTGGGTCTGCGCAAGGCAGTGAAGGCCGAGTTTGGCGGGGGCACCCGCAGCTTCTCCTGCGAAGAGGACTTCATCTACGAGAACGTGGAGAGCGAGTTGCGCTTCTTTACCTCGCAG GAGCGGCAGAGCATCATCCGCTTCTGGTTGCAGAACCTACGTGCCAAGCAGGGGGAGGCGCTGCACAACGTGCGCTTCTTGGAGGACCAGCCAATCA TCCCGGAGCTGGCTGCCCGAGGCATCATACAGCAGGTGTTTCCGGTCCACGAGCAGCGCATTCTGAATCGTCTCATGAAGTCCTGGGTGCAGGCCGTGTGTGAAAACCAGCCTttag ATGACATCTGTGACTACTTTGGGGTGAAGATCGCCATGTATTTTGCCTGGCTGGGCTTCTACACGTCGGCAATGGTTTACCCTGCTGTCTTTGGCTCTGTTCTGTATACATTCACTGAGGCAGATCAG ACAAGCCGGGATGTCTCCTGTGTTGTCTTCGCTCTCTTCAACGTGATCTGGTCAACACTGTTCTTGGAGGAGTGGAAACGGAGGGGGGCAGAGCTGGCTTACAAGTGGGGGACACTAGACTCACCTGGGGAAGCTGTGGAGGAGCCACGACCCCAGTTCAGG GGCATCCGTCGCATCAGCCCCATCACTCAGGCTGAGGAGTTCTACTACCCGCCCTGGAAGCGATTGCTCTTCCAGCTGCTCGTCAGCCTGCCTCTGTGCCTGGCCTGTCTAGTCTGCGTCTTTGTACTGATGCTGGGCTGCTTCCAGCTGCAG GAGCTGGTCCTGAGTGTCAAGGGTCTGCCCCGCCTGGTTCGATTTCTGCCCAAGGTCATGCTGGCCCTGCTGGTCAGCGTGAGCGCCGAGGGCTACAAGAAGTTAGCTGTGTGGCTCAACGACATGG AGAACTACCGGCTAGAGAGCGCTTACGAGAGGCACCTGATCATCAAAGTCGTCTTG TTCCAGTTCGTCAACTCCTACCTGAGCCTGTTCTACATCGGCTTCTACCTCAAAGACATGGACCGCCTGAAAGAG CTCCTGCTACTCCTGTCCCTGACCCAGAGCCTCGAGCGGCAGCTGCGGGCGGCGCTGCGCCCGCTCTTGGCCCTGCGGCTGCGCCTGCTCCTCCTGTCCCTCCGGGGTTTCCTGCTCGCGGCCCGGGCCAAA ATGCTGGCCACTCTGCTCATCACCCGGCAGCTGCTGCAGAACGTGCGCGAAGTGCTGCAGCCGCACCTGTACCGCAGGCTGGGCAGCGGGGAGCTGGGTCTGCGCGCCATCGGGGAGCTGGCTCGGGCCCTGCTAGGCCTGCTGAACCCCTTGCGCCCGGACCCCCGACGGCACCTGGAGGCCCAGGCTGATGAGGGAGGAGCGGGGAGCCACAGGTGTCTGGGCGGAGGCTGCGGGGCGccggaggaagaggaagagacgGTGGTGGAGAGGAGGCCCGCAGGGGAAGGCGGAGAGGTCCCGGACGGGACTCGGGgtggcaaggaggaggaggacgaggacgaggaggacgacgAGGACGAGGACGACGAGGACGAGGGCGAGGAAGGCGGCCTCCTGGACTGCGGGCTGCGCCTTAAGAAGGTCAGCTTTGCCGAGCGGGGCGCAGGGCGGCGCAGGCCGGGCCCGGGCCCCGACGGCCTCCTGGAGGAGGGGAGCCCCACCATGGTGGAGAAAGGGCTGGAGCCTGGCGTGTTTACGCTGGCCGAGGAAGACGATGAGCCGGAGGGACGTCCCGGCAGCCCTGGGCCAGAGCCCCCGACGGTCTTACTCCGTCGCGCGGGCGGTGAGGGTCGCGACCAGGGTCCCGATGGAGGTCGAGACCCGGAGACTGGCTCCGGCGACACGGCTGGGAGACAGAAGAGGCACAACAGGTCCTCCTGGATCGACCCTCCAGAGGAGGAGCATTCGCCGCAGCTCACGcaggcagagctggagagctgcATGAAGAAGTATGAG GACACGTTCCAGGACTACCAGGAGATGTTTGTGCAGTTTGGCTATGTGGTActcttctcctctgccttcccactgGCTGCCCTGTGCGCCCTAGTCAACAACCTGATTGAGATCCGAAGCGATGCCTTCAAGCTATGCACCGGCCTACAGCGGCCCTTCGGACAGCGTGTGGAGAGCATTGGCCAGTGGCAG AAGGTCATGGAGGCGATGGGTGTGCTGGCCATCGTGGTGAACTGCTACCTCATTGGCCAGTGTGGCCAGCTGCAGCGCCTCTTCCCCTGGCTGAGCCCAGAGGCGGCCATCGTGTCTGTGGTGGTGCTAGAG CACTTGGCTTTGCTAGTCAAGTACCTCATCCATGCGGCCATCCCTGACATCCCGGGCTGggtggctgaggagatggccaAACTGGAGTACCAGCGACGGGAAGCCTTCAAG CGGCACGAGCGGCAGGCGCAGCAGCACTTCCAGCaacagcagcggcggcggcgggaggaggaggagcggcAGCGGCACGCCGAGCAGCAGGCGCGGCGGGAGCGCGACGCGGGCGGCCGCGAGGAGGCGCGCGCGGAGGCCCCGGGTCCCGACCCCGCGGCGGAGCGCGGCGCGGCCAAGGCCAAGGGCGGCGAGCGGCCCCGGAGGCCCGGAGCGCTGCTGCCGCCCGGCCCGGTGCTGCGGCTCAAGCAGATCATCCCGCTGCAGGCCCGGCCGCCCGCGCCCGCCGGGTGCGCGCCCCCGCCGCGCTCGCCCGCGGACACGCGCCTGCCCGCCTTCCTCAGCCTGCGCTTCCCCAAGGCGCCCGAGCGCGGCCCGTCCCCGCCGCGGCCCGGGAAGCTGTTCGCCTTCACGGCGCGCGAGTCTGCGGCCAACGGGGTCCCCGGGGGAGGCGCGCGCGCGCACCGGAGCGCCGGGGACGAGCCTGCGGCCGCCGAGCCGGAACCTCGGCCCGAGGACGCAG GGCTCGCCTCGCCGCCCGCCGGCTGCTGGCGCTGGGACGCGCCCTGGGGCTGCGGCGACCGCGCGGCCCGCGTCCCCGGCCCCGCGGAAGCCCCCGCGCGGCCCGCGCAGCCCGCCTGCTGGCCCGCAGCCCGCCACTAG
- the Ano8 gene encoding anoctamin-8 isoform X2: MAEAASGAGGTALEGERGKRPPPEGEPAAPASGVLDKLFGKRLLQAGRYLVSHKAWMKTVPTEDCDVLMTFPDTTDDHTLLWLLNHIRVGIPELIVQVRHHRHTRAYAFFVTATYESLLRGADELGLRKAVKAEFGGGTRSFSCEEDFIYENVESELRFFTSQERQSIIRFWLQNLRAKQGEALHNVRFLEDQPIIPELAARGIIQQVFPVHEQRILNRLMKSWVQAVCENQPLDDICDYFGVKIAMYFAWLGFYTSAMVYPAVFGSVLYTFTEADQTSRDVSCVVFALFNVIWSTLFLEEWKRRGAELAYKWGTLDSPGEAVEEPRPQFRGIRRISPITQAEEFYYPPWKRLLFQLLVSLPLCLACLVCVFVLMLGCFQLQELVLSVKGLPRLVRFLPKVMLALLVSVSAEGYKKLAVWLNDMENYRLESAYERHLIIKVVLFQFVNSYLSLFYIGFYLKDMDRLKEMLATLLITRQLLQNVREVLQPHLYRRLGSGELGLRAIGELARALLGLLNPLRPDPRRHLEAQADEGGAGSHRCLGGGCGAPEEEEETVVERRPAGEGGEVPDGTRGGKEEEDEDEEDDEDEDDEDEGEEGGLLDCGLRLKKVSFAERGAGRRRPGPGPDGLLEEGSPTMVEKGLEPGVFTLAEEDDEPEGRPGSPGPEPPTVLLRRAGGEGRDQGPDGGRDPETGSGDTAGRQKRHNRSSWIDPPEEEHSPQLTQAELESCMKKYEDTFQDYQEMFVQFGYVVLFSSAFPLAALCALVNNLIEIRSDAFKLCTGLQRPFGQRVESIGQWQKVMEAMGVLAIVVNCYLIGQCGQLQRLFPWLSPEAAIVSVVVLEHLALLVKYLIHAAIPDIPGWVAEEMAKLEYQRREAFKRHERQAQQHFQQQQRRRREEEERQRHAEQQARRERDAGGREEARAEAPGPDPAAERGAAKAKGGERPRRPGALLPPGPVLRLKQIIPLQARPPAPAGCAPPPRSPADTRLPAFLSLRFPKAPERGPSPPRPGKLFAFTARESAANGVPGGGARAHRSAGDEPAAAEPEPRPEDAGLASPPAGCWRWDAPWGCGDRAARVPGPAEAPARPAQPACWPAARH, from the exons ATGGCCGAGGCGGCCTCGGGCGCCGGGGGCACGGCCCTGGAGGGGGAGCGGGGGAAGAGGCCCCCGCCCGAGGGCGAGCCTGCGGCGCCTGCGTCTGGAGTCCTGG ataaactgtttgggaagaggCTCCTGCAGGCTGGCCGCTACCTGGTGTCCCACAAGGCATGGATGAAGACGGTGCCCACCGAGGACTGTGACGTGCTCATGACCTTCCCAG ACACCACTGATGACCacacgctgctgtggctgctgaatCACATCCGAGTGGGCATCCCCGAGCTGATCGTGCAagttcgccaccaccgccacaCGCGTGCCTATGCCTTCTTCGTCACAGCCACATATGAGAG CCTGCTGCGAGGGGCCGACGAGCTGGGTCTGCGCAAGGCAGTGAAGGCCGAGTTTGGCGGGGGCACCCGCAGCTTCTCCTGCGAAGAGGACTTCATCTACGAGAACGTGGAGAGCGAGTTGCGCTTCTTTACCTCGCAG GAGCGGCAGAGCATCATCCGCTTCTGGTTGCAGAACCTACGTGCCAAGCAGGGGGAGGCGCTGCACAACGTGCGCTTCTTGGAGGACCAGCCAATCA TCCCGGAGCTGGCTGCCCGAGGCATCATACAGCAGGTGTTTCCGGTCCACGAGCAGCGCATTCTGAATCGTCTCATGAAGTCCTGGGTGCAGGCCGTGTGTGAAAACCAGCCTttag ATGACATCTGTGACTACTTTGGGGTGAAGATCGCCATGTATTTTGCCTGGCTGGGCTTCTACACGTCGGCAATGGTTTACCCTGCTGTCTTTGGCTCTGTTCTGTATACATTCACTGAGGCAGATCAG ACAAGCCGGGATGTCTCCTGTGTTGTCTTCGCTCTCTTCAACGTGATCTGGTCAACACTGTTCTTGGAGGAGTGGAAACGGAGGGGGGCAGAGCTGGCTTACAAGTGGGGGACACTAGACTCACCTGGGGAAGCTGTGGAGGAGCCACGACCCCAGTTCAGG GGCATCCGTCGCATCAGCCCCATCACTCAGGCTGAGGAGTTCTACTACCCGCCCTGGAAGCGATTGCTCTTCCAGCTGCTCGTCAGCCTGCCTCTGTGCCTGGCCTGTCTAGTCTGCGTCTTTGTACTGATGCTGGGCTGCTTCCAGCTGCAG GAGCTGGTCCTGAGTGTCAAGGGTCTGCCCCGCCTGGTTCGATTTCTGCCCAAGGTCATGCTGGCCCTGCTGGTCAGCGTGAGCGCCGAGGGCTACAAGAAGTTAGCTGTGTGGCTCAACGACATGG AGAACTACCGGCTAGAGAGCGCTTACGAGAGGCACCTGATCATCAAAGTCGTCTTG TTCCAGTTCGTCAACTCCTACCTGAGCCTGTTCTACATCGGCTTCTACCTCAAAGACATGGACCGCCTGAAAGAG ATGCTGGCCACTCTGCTCATCACCCGGCAGCTGCTGCAGAACGTGCGCGAAGTGCTGCAGCCGCACCTGTACCGCAGGCTGGGCAGCGGGGAGCTGGGTCTGCGCGCCATCGGGGAGCTGGCTCGGGCCCTGCTAGGCCTGCTGAACCCCTTGCGCCCGGACCCCCGACGGCACCTGGAGGCCCAGGCTGATGAGGGAGGAGCGGGGAGCCACAGGTGTCTGGGCGGAGGCTGCGGGGCGccggaggaagaggaagagacgGTGGTGGAGAGGAGGCCCGCAGGGGAAGGCGGAGAGGTCCCGGACGGGACTCGGGgtggcaaggaggaggaggacgaggacgaggaggacgacgAGGACGAGGACGACGAGGACGAGGGCGAGGAAGGCGGCCTCCTGGACTGCGGGCTGCGCCTTAAGAAGGTCAGCTTTGCCGAGCGGGGCGCAGGGCGGCGCAGGCCGGGCCCGGGCCCCGACGGCCTCCTGGAGGAGGGGAGCCCCACCATGGTGGAGAAAGGGCTGGAGCCTGGCGTGTTTACGCTGGCCGAGGAAGACGATGAGCCGGAGGGACGTCCCGGCAGCCCTGGGCCAGAGCCCCCGACGGTCTTACTCCGTCGCGCGGGCGGTGAGGGTCGCGACCAGGGTCCCGATGGAGGTCGAGACCCGGAGACTGGCTCCGGCGACACGGCTGGGAGACAGAAGAGGCACAACAGGTCCTCCTGGATCGACCCTCCAGAGGAGGAGCATTCGCCGCAGCTCACGcaggcagagctggagagctgcATGAAGAAGTATGAG GACACGTTCCAGGACTACCAGGAGATGTTTGTGCAGTTTGGCTATGTGGTActcttctcctctgccttcccactgGCTGCCCTGTGCGCCCTAGTCAACAACCTGATTGAGATCCGAAGCGATGCCTTCAAGCTATGCACCGGCCTACAGCGGCCCTTCGGACAGCGTGTGGAGAGCATTGGCCAGTGGCAG AAGGTCATGGAGGCGATGGGTGTGCTGGCCATCGTGGTGAACTGCTACCTCATTGGCCAGTGTGGCCAGCTGCAGCGCCTCTTCCCCTGGCTGAGCCCAGAGGCGGCCATCGTGTCTGTGGTGGTGCTAGAG CACTTGGCTTTGCTAGTCAAGTACCTCATCCATGCGGCCATCCCTGACATCCCGGGCTGggtggctgaggagatggccaAACTGGAGTACCAGCGACGGGAAGCCTTCAAG CGGCACGAGCGGCAGGCGCAGCAGCACTTCCAGCaacagcagcggcggcggcgggaggaggaggagcggcAGCGGCACGCCGAGCAGCAGGCGCGGCGGGAGCGCGACGCGGGCGGCCGCGAGGAGGCGCGCGCGGAGGCCCCGGGTCCCGACCCCGCGGCGGAGCGCGGCGCGGCCAAGGCCAAGGGCGGCGAGCGGCCCCGGAGGCCCGGAGCGCTGCTGCCGCCCGGCCCGGTGCTGCGGCTCAAGCAGATCATCCCGCTGCAGGCCCGGCCGCCCGCGCCCGCCGGGTGCGCGCCCCCGCCGCGCTCGCCCGCGGACACGCGCCTGCCCGCCTTCCTCAGCCTGCGCTTCCCCAAGGCGCCCGAGCGCGGCCCGTCCCCGCCGCGGCCCGGGAAGCTGTTCGCCTTCACGGCGCGCGAGTCTGCGGCCAACGGGGTCCCCGGGGGAGGCGCGCGCGCGCACCGGAGCGCCGGGGACGAGCCTGCGGCCGCCGAGCCGGAACCTCGGCCCGAGGACGCAG GGCTCGCCTCGCCGCCCGCCGGCTGCTGGCGCTGGGACGCGCCCTGGGGCTGCGGCGACCGCGCGGCCCGCGTCCCCGGCCCCGCGGAAGCCCCCGCGCGGCCCGCGCAGCCCGCCTGCTGGCCCGCAGCCCGCCACTAG
- the Ano8 gene encoding anoctamin-8 isoform X3 translates to MAEAASGAGGTALEGERGKRPPPEGEPAAPASGVLDKLFGKRLLQAGRYLVSHKAWMKTVPTEDCDVLMTFPDTTDDHTLLWLLNHIRVGIPELIVQVRHHRHTRAYAFFVTATYESLLRGADELGLRKAVKAEFGGGTRSFSCEEDFIYENVESELRFFTSQERQSIIRFWLQNLRAKQGEALHNVRFLEDQPIIPELAARGIIQQVFPVHEQRILNRLMKSWVQAVCENQPLDDICDYFGVKIAMYFAWLGFYTSAMVYPAVFGSVLYTFTEADQTSRDVSCVVFALFNVIWSTLFLEEWKRRGAELAYKWGTLDSPGEAVEEPRPQFRGIRRISPITQAEEFYYPPWKRLLFQLLVSLPLCLACLVCVFVLMLGCFQLQELVLSVKGLPRLVRFLPKVMLALLVSVSAEGYKKLAVWLNDMENYRLESAYERHLIIKVVLFQFVNSYLSLFYIGFYLKDMDRLKEMLATLLITRQLLQNVREVLQPHLYRRLGSGELGLRAIGELARALLGLLNPLRPDPRRHLEAQADEGGAGSHRCLGGGCGAPEEEEETVVERRPAGEGGEVPDGTRGGKEEEDEDEEDDEDEDDEDEGEEGGLLDCGLRLKKVSFAERGAGRRRPGPGPDGLLEEGSPTMVEKGLEPGVFTLAEEDDEPEGRPGSPGPEPPTVLLRRAGGEGRDQGPDGGRDPETGSGDTAGRQKRHNRSSWIDPPEEEHSPQLTQAELESCMKKYEDTFQDYQEMFVQFGYVVLFSSAFPLAALCALVNNLIEIRSDAFKLCTGLQRPFGQRVESIGQWQKVMEAMGVLAIVVNCYLIGQCGQLQRLFPWLSPEAAIVSVVVLEHLALLVKYLIHAAIPDIPGWVAEEMAKLEYQRREAFKRHERQAQQHFQQQQRRRREEEERQRHAEQQARRERDAGGREEARAEAPGPDPAAERGAAKAKGGERPRRPGALLPPGPVLRLKQIIPLQARPPAPAGCAPPPRSPADTRLPAFLSLRFPKAPERGPSPPRPGKLFAFTARESAANGVPGGGARAHRSAGDEPAAAEPEPRPEDAGHRP, encoded by the exons ATGGCCGAGGCGGCCTCGGGCGCCGGGGGCACGGCCCTGGAGGGGGAGCGGGGGAAGAGGCCCCCGCCCGAGGGCGAGCCTGCGGCGCCTGCGTCTGGAGTCCTGG ataaactgtttgggaagaggCTCCTGCAGGCTGGCCGCTACCTGGTGTCCCACAAGGCATGGATGAAGACGGTGCCCACCGAGGACTGTGACGTGCTCATGACCTTCCCAG ACACCACTGATGACCacacgctgctgtggctgctgaatCACATCCGAGTGGGCATCCCCGAGCTGATCGTGCAagttcgccaccaccgccacaCGCGTGCCTATGCCTTCTTCGTCACAGCCACATATGAGAG CCTGCTGCGAGGGGCCGACGAGCTGGGTCTGCGCAAGGCAGTGAAGGCCGAGTTTGGCGGGGGCACCCGCAGCTTCTCCTGCGAAGAGGACTTCATCTACGAGAACGTGGAGAGCGAGTTGCGCTTCTTTACCTCGCAG GAGCGGCAGAGCATCATCCGCTTCTGGTTGCAGAACCTACGTGCCAAGCAGGGGGAGGCGCTGCACAACGTGCGCTTCTTGGAGGACCAGCCAATCA TCCCGGAGCTGGCTGCCCGAGGCATCATACAGCAGGTGTTTCCGGTCCACGAGCAGCGCATTCTGAATCGTCTCATGAAGTCCTGGGTGCAGGCCGTGTGTGAAAACCAGCCTttag ATGACATCTGTGACTACTTTGGGGTGAAGATCGCCATGTATTTTGCCTGGCTGGGCTTCTACACGTCGGCAATGGTTTACCCTGCTGTCTTTGGCTCTGTTCTGTATACATTCACTGAGGCAGATCAG ACAAGCCGGGATGTCTCCTGTGTTGTCTTCGCTCTCTTCAACGTGATCTGGTCAACACTGTTCTTGGAGGAGTGGAAACGGAGGGGGGCAGAGCTGGCTTACAAGTGGGGGACACTAGACTCACCTGGGGAAGCTGTGGAGGAGCCACGACCCCAGTTCAGG GGCATCCGTCGCATCAGCCCCATCACTCAGGCTGAGGAGTTCTACTACCCGCCCTGGAAGCGATTGCTCTTCCAGCTGCTCGTCAGCCTGCCTCTGTGCCTGGCCTGTCTAGTCTGCGTCTTTGTACTGATGCTGGGCTGCTTCCAGCTGCAG GAGCTGGTCCTGAGTGTCAAGGGTCTGCCCCGCCTGGTTCGATTTCTGCCCAAGGTCATGCTGGCCCTGCTGGTCAGCGTGAGCGCCGAGGGCTACAAGAAGTTAGCTGTGTGGCTCAACGACATGG AGAACTACCGGCTAGAGAGCGCTTACGAGAGGCACCTGATCATCAAAGTCGTCTTG TTCCAGTTCGTCAACTCCTACCTGAGCCTGTTCTACATCGGCTTCTACCTCAAAGACATGGACCGCCTGAAAGAG ATGCTGGCCACTCTGCTCATCACCCGGCAGCTGCTGCAGAACGTGCGCGAAGTGCTGCAGCCGCACCTGTACCGCAGGCTGGGCAGCGGGGAGCTGGGTCTGCGCGCCATCGGGGAGCTGGCTCGGGCCCTGCTAGGCCTGCTGAACCCCTTGCGCCCGGACCCCCGACGGCACCTGGAGGCCCAGGCTGATGAGGGAGGAGCGGGGAGCCACAGGTGTCTGGGCGGAGGCTGCGGGGCGccggaggaagaggaagagacgGTGGTGGAGAGGAGGCCCGCAGGGGAAGGCGGAGAGGTCCCGGACGGGACTCGGGgtggcaaggaggaggaggacgaggacgaggaggacgacgAGGACGAGGACGACGAGGACGAGGGCGAGGAAGGCGGCCTCCTGGACTGCGGGCTGCGCCTTAAGAAGGTCAGCTTTGCCGAGCGGGGCGCAGGGCGGCGCAGGCCGGGCCCGGGCCCCGACGGCCTCCTGGAGGAGGGGAGCCCCACCATGGTGGAGAAAGGGCTGGAGCCTGGCGTGTTTACGCTGGCCGAGGAAGACGATGAGCCGGAGGGACGTCCCGGCAGCCCTGGGCCAGAGCCCCCGACGGTCTTACTCCGTCGCGCGGGCGGTGAGGGTCGCGACCAGGGTCCCGATGGAGGTCGAGACCCGGAGACTGGCTCCGGCGACACGGCTGGGAGACAGAAGAGGCACAACAGGTCCTCCTGGATCGACCCTCCAGAGGAGGAGCATTCGCCGCAGCTCACGcaggcagagctggagagctgcATGAAGAAGTATGAG GACACGTTCCAGGACTACCAGGAGATGTTTGTGCAGTTTGGCTATGTGGTActcttctcctctgccttcccactgGCTGCCCTGTGCGCCCTAGTCAACAACCTGATTGAGATCCGAAGCGATGCCTTCAAGCTATGCACCGGCCTACAGCGGCCCTTCGGACAGCGTGTGGAGAGCATTGGCCAGTGGCAG AAGGTCATGGAGGCGATGGGTGTGCTGGCCATCGTGGTGAACTGCTACCTCATTGGCCAGTGTGGCCAGCTGCAGCGCCTCTTCCCCTGGCTGAGCCCAGAGGCGGCCATCGTGTCTGTGGTGGTGCTAGAG CACTTGGCTTTGCTAGTCAAGTACCTCATCCATGCGGCCATCCCTGACATCCCGGGCTGggtggctgaggagatggccaAACTGGAGTACCAGCGACGGGAAGCCTTCAAG CGGCACGAGCGGCAGGCGCAGCAGCACTTCCAGCaacagcagcggcggcggcgggaggaggaggagcggcAGCGGCACGCCGAGCAGCAGGCGCGGCGGGAGCGCGACGCGGGCGGCCGCGAGGAGGCGCGCGCGGAGGCCCCGGGTCCCGACCCCGCGGCGGAGCGCGGCGCGGCCAAGGCCAAGGGCGGCGAGCGGCCCCGGAGGCCCGGAGCGCTGCTGCCGCCCGGCCCGGTGCTGCGGCTCAAGCAGATCATCCCGCTGCAGGCCCGGCCGCCCGCGCCCGCCGGGTGCGCGCCCCCGCCGCGCTCGCCCGCGGACACGCGCCTGCCCGCCTTCCTCAGCCTGCGCTTCCCCAAGGCGCCCGAGCGCGGCCCGTCCCCGCCGCGGCCCGGGAAGCTGTTCGCCTTCACGGCGCGCGAGTCTGCGGCCAACGGGGTCCCCGGGGGAGGCGCGCGCGCGCACCGGAGCGCCGGGGACGAGCCTGCGGCCGCCGAGCCGGAACCTCGGCCCGAGGACGCAGGTCACAGGCCTTAA